Below is a genomic region from Drosophila albomicans strain 15112-1751.03 chromosome 2R, ASM965048v2, whole genome shotgun sequence.
GGTGATGCAGTGCAGAGCGCAAATGGCGCCACTTGCGGAAGCTGCATTATAGCAGGCGGAGCTATAAGTCTGTTGAGCTGACTGTCATGTCTTTTGCCAATTCCGGAGTTGTGTACGAACTACTGTTGTTAGCAGAGTGCTTTTCATATTGAAGAGACAAGTTTGAAGCTGAAGTCTCAATAgctatgtactatatatgtgAGACTTTGGTACccttaaatttgtatattcacGTCAAAAATGTTATAGATTAAATTTGACTTTAATGCAGTTTGTCTGTATGTAAATGTGCCTATGAGTTTGAATGTGTACAGAATTATTTTCTCAATCAGTCTTTGTGTGACAGAAAATTAGAAACGCTTTTAGCTTTAGTAGCTATCATTTAAAGCCAAGGATTAACTTTATTGTTCTGTCATATAACACACATTTTCAAGTTAGCCAATCAtaaaactgaactcaactccGACTATTTTAGTACATTCGAATTGCATTGATTTAATTGAAGACTTGAAGTGGTTTTGCCAGTGGACCAGATTCCATATTGAGCATCTCGGTGTTGACTATGTAAATTTAAGGCTATTCATGAAAATAAGAGTTCTTTGAAGGCAATCTATATGGTAAGATGCATTATTATTCCttcacatacatttttatacccggaCATATAATACAAATGTTGGATTTTCAAAATCTGTTCAGGATTTTGTGAAATTATTAATGAAGATTTTATCAAATGGGACAACATCGCCGACAGAACCTATTAGATTAAAACTCGGTAGGAACCATTATTGTATATAGCAGCACATAATAAATTGTTACCACAGTTGTAAGTGGGCTAAACTtgcaataattcaaataatcaCGTCCCTTAGCATCAGAGACACTGCCACTGCAATTGCCGCAACCACATTGTGGTATTCACCCCCTTATCAACCTTTCCATTTGTCTGGCAATGCAAAAGCACTTTATTTAAGTGAGTCCCTCATGAATAGCAGATGGGCGACTTGTGAGCGGCTGGCTGAGTTGCTTGACTGTTTGAATGTGCAACACTTCTTTacacttttttctttattccTTGTCTTTCTAATGAACGTACAAGGCAACCCTTACAggttgttgcttttgtagcGGTCCTGCACTcgaattgatatatgtatgtatgtattttaggTATATACAATGGTACATACTCTATATACATAGgtgtgtaaaaatatatatttcagtataccTTCTTAAACTCTGTTCCCGTTAAAAATGCCTTTGTAACAGAGTTTGAAGGactttatacataaatattattcttgaTTTGGGCATATTCAAAGGTAGTGAcctcaattgttttttttttatgtaaaaaaattgtattaaaagaaattattaaaaattgaggaagtttttattattatttaaataagttttcttcttgatttgcatagttttcttttttttgacaCATGTTTacttacaaatataatatggaTTATTGAAATAGTACACATTATTAGGTTACTTATAAAAACACATAAGAAAATTCTTAgttttttacaaaaaatattgtattctattatacttttaataaGCAGTTGTAGAGTGTTACTTTTGAGTAGAGCTACTgagaaatttcattaatttgtatatttatttattctatatttGGAGCTATATAGTCTTAACTTTCCAAGTGATTTCTTCACGTTCTCAATAGACACAATAaggtgtatatgtatatatattagaaATGAATAGAAAGTAAATGCATCTTCATAAATTCAATACGTGAATACGTCTTGAGACTTCGATTTTGTaagtttaaaatgtttgtctggttatttttttatgtcttTGTTCCATTTATCCTTGTTTTTACGTTTTAAGTGTCAGGATTGGTAAAATCACTGCATCTCGCCAACCGGATTGATGAGCTTACCTTACCAATAATGGAGTAATCTCTTCACGATCCATTTTCTCCAACTGAGCATCGCTGGTATTTTCCATCACGCGTTGCACTTCTAAGTCTAATGCGCGTTGTTCTCGTTCACACTCTACTTGATCGCCAAACTCACGAGCATCATTGAATACAGTTGGCGGGGGAAGTCTGCCTGAAAAGTCCCCGCatgttataaaatttgttgaagcTGTGAATAAACCGACTGTGTCGATTTCACTTTTAGCACTGTAATGATCAGTAAATTATTGTGTATcacacattttattaattagtttacCAATAGCTGAATACAagttttaatttgttcatttaGGTTTTAGCTTCGGATTGGATAGGGTTTAGGTACCTGAACTACCTGTTGTTACTACCAGGGCACTTTCGTCGCTCCAACGTCTGATTACCCAGCTGTGCATTCATGCGGAATCGCCGTTCCGCGCTTCTATTATCTACTGGTATGCCAACGTGGCGCGGCGTATTTAATCTCCGTTCCACCAATGGGGAAATTTGTTCATTATTAGATTCCGTACTCGAATCGGGACGAAACATATCTGTGAAGTCGTCTAGTCATTGACGATCAAAACCACatcattttattacaattctTACCAACAACTACACGTCCGTCACTCCCTCGTACGGATTTACATGGAACTCGATATGTAGGCATATTTGAAAACTCTGTGCTCGGACTAATACTTGTGTCAGATTCTGACTCCGCAACAACTCCAGAAGTACCATTATTTGTAGGGCGCGTACTAGCCAGTTTTTTAGAATGACCAGAATGAGATCCAGCCACAATAGTCATTGATTTACTCAGAGTAGATTCATCTAAAATTAAGAAGCTTAGCATTTAGCAAAAGCACAGCCCAAGAAAACATACCATCGGTATTAAGGTAACGATTCTTAGGCCAACTGGACTTGCTTTTTCCGTGCCCAAATCTTGTATTGGGTAGTAACGGGTAGGCTGTAGCATTAAGATTATCCCCTTCGGGGTGaccaaatgttttaaattgcatAGTGTAATCATGAGGCGTATGTCCTGCCAGCCCATGTGAAGCTGGCTTCGCTGGTGCGCCTGTTCTTTCTCCATTGACGTTGAACGTGGCATACGGCGAAATCTCATACATTTCTAGAGATGTCATGATATAATGATTATGACGATTACTAAGTAAAACTATTTATATCACTCACCTGACTCGTTACTCTTATCAACTGTTTTAACCGGGGAAGCGCTGTATACCTGCTGGTTGTGCCGATTTTCACGCTCCTCCTTGTAATCACTTGGTAGTGCACGAGATTCATACTCCTCATTAATATGGCCACAAAGTGTGTGGCGGTGCTTAACAAGAAGTGCgctgcaaaacaaattttgaatacgTAAAAATCatcttattaatttttataaaattttaaaaaatttcacttACATAGTTATTATAGTTATAGTGataatgacaatgacaataaaTGTTGCCAACCAATCACCACTTGTTGGATTCGTTGCATTTATTAGGTTGTCCATTAAATCATTTTCCGAGTTAAGCGAAGGGGGTGGAGGAAGGGTGATACCATCGAGGCTTTTTGTACTAAACTGGTAATGTTCTGTAGTTGTTCCAGCATCGTTGGTAGCCGAGACTCGAAGCTGGTACCACTTGGCTGGTagaaaatcacaaaatattaaattatcacGATTTTCCTCGGCATTTGAAATATCCGATGTTACTACTGTCCAGCGTGTATCGCCTAGGATTGTGGAAAAAGTAAGCATTAACATACATTTCAAATCTTGGTAAGCTACTCCAGTTGATAAGAAAATGgtaaaaattattaagcaagaacaattaattttttgaaattatcaGTTACTTCTTTTTAATGTTCAATATTAAAGTCATTCTTAGAGATATACAACTGAAGTGACTTGTGCTATGTGCCTATGTGCCtttcaaacatttaaaaatgcaagtttaattttgtttagatcagcatacaaaattaaattatacatgatgtacatttgttatattatgtATGCTAATTTTTGTCtcataaatgaataattatttaaactaaacattTCTGGGTTTTTTCATTTAGTCTTTAATGTACCTAGAACTCGATGCTCAATTGAGAAATGGTTAATAACACATCCGCCATTAAGCCACGACGAtagttttaaatttacgcATGTTGAATTTGTAGTAATTAGTTCGCTGCCATTTGGTGCCTGAGACActgtcaaattaaaaattataaagttgTTACATTTATGATATTCTACTAGTTATTTTAGacattaacaaatattaattgtaatttgtcgtttatgttaaaatgaattaaagaaCTCGCCTTTTCCTTTGGTCCAGACATTTATTTCGTCACTGGTCGCTCCAGTAGCCACCATATTATGAGCCGACATTTTTATAGTGTACTGATTGCCACACTTCAACCCAGTAATCGTATAAGCGTTATTGTCTGGCAGCAACTCAATCTCCGTCCAACTATCACCGGACGTATGATACGAAATAGTGTATCCCTGTAGAGCTGCACCACCGTTTTCTGGTGCATCCCAACTGACACGTATGCTGTCAGCGGAAGCGTACTGTACGATGATTTGTGGAGCAACGGGAGGTTTCATAGCTATCAATTGATATTGTATTTCATCACTGCCGAACAGATTGTTTGCGGTGCAGGTAAAATTTCCGGACAAGCTGCTTTCAACACCTGAGCACGAGCATGAGAACCGCCAAGCAAAGCGAAAATGTAAAGTtggaataaattattttcttgctTAACTTAcggtgtatttttaaatggcCCTGATTGGTGACTTCATAAAAAGAGCTGAAAGTCACGGGCCGATCACGAGTTAACCAACGTGCACGAGGTGTTGGATTCCCGACAGCCATACACTCCAACACAAGCCGCATGCCCACCGGTTTCCTCACCACTTGCCCAAAAGAGGCAATGCGTGCAGGTGCTATAATAAACAAACGAACATACATTTCCATCAGATAGttacataaaatgcaaaattcacAGAGGTTGATGCGGTTATTTTGGTCAGCAATCGTCGACTGCActcacaatttaaattcaaatcaaaatcataCACAGTTTAGTACCTTTAATGCATGtacatgcatatacatatgtatgtacatacatatgtcatGGACGTAAGCATGAACAGCATTTGACTGCACTTTTACTTACCTCGAGTGTTTGTAGCCTGAGCGACCACAGATGTGGGTTCACCTTCTCCTACCGATGTGGATGCAGAGACCCAAAACTCATACATTTGGTTCTCGGCTAGGTTTCGCGCTTCAAATGTTACTGGATATCCGTACTCATCAACACGCACCACGTGAGCTAATAGgacattaaaatcatttttataaaaaataacagtATGCGATGCTGGCCTGCAGAGTACCGTGTATCCACAATTATATAAAGACATAATTTCGGTATTCTTTTGCAACAAACTTACTGACGATCAGAGTAAACATCGAGACACCTAACACTCGATAATCTTCTATGATTttataatatgataataattacaaacatAAGTAATTGACATACTTACTTTTTGTTTGACCCTTACGACCTGCCTCACGTGCATATACCGTGTAATGCGATATAATTCCATTTCGATTCTTCGGTGGCAgccatgaaattaaaattgaatcgGCAGTTAGCGCCGCAGCTTTAATAGCAAAAGGTGCATCAGGGATGTCGTCGTCGGTTTGACAAAACAATGGTTGACTGGCCAAGCCATCTCCTGTAGATGTGTAAGCCAATGCTCGTATGGAGTAGTTTGTGGCCTTGTGTAAGGTGTGCAGAAAAGTTTCTAAGTTTGATGTACGTTTAATTTGCATCTTTGAAGGCGAGTCCACTAAAGATTTTTAATAAGCATACAAAATTAGTCAGCATTAAGATTTAAGAAGTGATTTATATCTGTTTTAAGCAacgtatttattaaattatagttGGAGTCTGATTAAAAAACCCGTATGTATGAATATACTCACATTGATATCCCATTGGCcgaaacaaaattttatagcCTTGTATAATGCCGCCATGCAGTTGTAACGGCGGCTCTAACCATGATATCTTTAGACTCTGCGATGACAATGCCGAGCAACTAACATTCTGGGGCGCAGCCTCAGGtactacaaatattaaatttagagataaaaatatgtaagaaagctacagtcgattGTGAAATACTTGCTGTGCATTTCcaataaaacatattataaaaaataccaatccGATATTccataaaaaaattgtataatatccttctactTTACGGGCAGCggatataataaaaataaattcgcaTCAAATCCGCCATTTACGTAGAATGATTATGGCCATAGTTCTTTTATATGTACAACAGATAGGTGtaattgttataatttatttaatacaatctCTACTTACCGCCCTCTGCAGTAGTGCCGAAGATCGAAGCACTCCATGGTCCAGAGCCAAAACTGTTTAGGGCTCGCACAGTGATAGCATAGCGTGTGTATTTACGCAGTCCACGCAGAGTGGCTTTAGTTGTAGCCCAGCCGCTGACAATAACTGATTTGTGGGAACTATTGACCACGCTAATGAAGttaatgttttgcttttcttcaCTGCAGTTAATGGTGTAACCAATAAGCTCACCGTTCCATGACGCACGGGGAGGTAtctataatatatcaatataggaGACATGATACTACTAGATGATTCCTTTTCTCCAACCTGCCAGATTATGATTAATTCATTCTCGCTGCTGGTTTGTACTTGGACATTAGAAGGAGCCTCCGTGGGAGCCTCCTCCTGtgtttttattacaattgAATCAGTGTAAGCACTGCGGTCAATCTCGTTGATGGCCTGCATACGTATAAGGAAGGTTGTTGCTGGAGAAAGTCCTGATACAATGGCATTTTCGCGAATATCACTGTCATAACTTTTGAATcgaaattaatgtttttgtttctaaATGTGGATTCAAAAACTTACCTCTGATTTATGCTTGATGAAGGTAGAGTAACATTTATGACATTGGTCCTGTCCCAATCACTATCGGCAGCTCCCATTGCTGCACGTGACTGCAAGTACGTAAGTGGCTGATACTGCACAAGGTAGCTGAGGACGGGCGAATTCCCATCGAAGGGTCGCCGCCAGCTTAGTTTAACGGTGCGCGACCCTACCTCGAAAACATCTAAATTAGATGGAGTATCAGGTCGCTCCTGCACTGCGAGAAAAATGATGTGCTCAGCGTGTCCATACGGATTTTCAGCTGTGCAACGATAATCGCCTGAATCATGTCGTTCCGATTGCACAATTGTCAACTTGGAGTCTACACCATTCCCAGTTTTCATCTCAGCAATGCTAAAACGAAAGTTATTAAGATCAATGCGCCCATTGTTGTGAGTCCAGACAATGCTGATAGGCTCGTCGCCCTTTGCGTGGCAAACCAATGTAATTGGTTCATTACGACGGGAGCTAACATTCTGTGCAGACTGCTCAAATCGTGCTGGTTCTGTGCAGAAATGGAGAGTGAGAATGATGGCTACGTTGTTTGGTGACGATTCAAATTACCATTAACATTAATGCGTATTATTTTCTTAAGGCCGGTACCAATTCCATTAGTGGCCTGACACAGGTAGTAACCTTCATCATTATCTGTGGCAATATTCATCATTAGGGAATTATTTCGCATGCTCAATGCTTTAAAGTCCTTAAATGCTTTGCCTGATAGaaacacatttattaataaatttggtaCTGGAATTGAAGTTATTAACAATCAAGAGCTAGATTCTGGCTAATCTTCAATGGTTTACTAATCTCATTGtgactaataataatacattgaTTAACTTACCTTCTCCTTTGAGCCACGTAATAGTTGGAATGGGATATCCTTCTGCCTCACAATTGATCGATATTGTGTTACCAAGCATAATGGCGGTATCCATAGGTTCGTGGCTCCAGCGTGGTGCCACTGGAACATGAGAAAAATAAAGTGAtgtatgaaatatattaaatatggtTAGATCATTCACCTCCGGTTCAGCACCAGAGTCAAATCACTTTTTAACAAAGATCCAGTCATATAATTTAAGCTTTCAAATGAAGTCTTTTGGCGCTACAAATATCATAAGAGACTACTTATTTCCTAATTTTGTCATTTCACTAAtacattgcatttttaaaaatctactattacatttttgaCATAGAACCAAGTCACGTTTACTGCAGGCTCATTATAACCTTTCGCAGAAGCAGATTactaatttatgcaaatttatttaataggcAATACAGTTGATGAAATCGATCGGCATTGTGCAATTATTTGGCatatcacaaaacaaaaaattgattcGTTTATTTAAAACTTGGATTGACTGAAGGCCAAGATATGATTAAAGGTAATTGTATGCGCAAAGGTGTTTTTCATCGCATTGACATTGTTCTTCATCGCATGAATGCAAGAATCAATCGAATATCAGAAACTCTTCGATGTTATGATGTCCGATATTGTTTAGGTAAGGGACGGATATTACcttaacaaacaaatgattAATCCAGCACACGGTATGGCAACATTTTAAACCAAGACGTAACCAATCGCCGAGTACTATAGattattgaaattgagtttaattaaattttttacaattttaggTAAAGAAACGAATAAAAAAGTCAGCGCAACAAACTATAATTTCTACAGATTAATCACACAACAAAATCAAGcgaattaatatatatatatataaatacatatatatcagTATCAGTAACATTCTTAATAACACTCACCCCGCACTTGCAATTCAGCTGTAAAGTTGACCTTAGCGGCAGCATTACTCGCCAAACAAGTATATTTGCCACTGTGTCTGACGCTGATATCCTTAAGAACAAGAAGTGAGTAAAATTCCTCCTTCTTTTCGTTAATCTTAGGtccacaaaaacacaataattgCTTAGTAAACCACTCAGTTACTTTTCTGTGTACTGGCACTTACCTGAAGACTACTAGGTATTgcattttcatcttttttccAGCTAAAATAGATTGGCATATCTCCAGAAGATACTGCACAGGTAATTTGCGCTCTTCCACCCTCCTGAAGATTTTTAGGAAACTTAAAAGGTTCAATAACTGGGGGGCCTAAATAACGACATATAACATTAATTAAGCCCTTCAATGAAGCCTAATCTGTAATACTCACTGTTGACATTCAATTGTACATCACGACGTGCTTCTTCACCCGCTTGGCCGCGCACGATGCATGTGTAGATGCCCTGATCCCGACTGGGCTCCAGGTTCTTAATAACAAGCTGACCGCCTTCATGTACCGACGCAAACGAATAGTGAGAACCTAAACCAATAGCAATAATTTGtgcatttacttattttattaatagccgaaaaaatatcttaaatatatccagattgttagccaaagaaaataatacCTCACCACAGAAGCCCTATTTatctataatattaaaaatgttcttaaatAGCTTCTAACTTATCcgattgcaatcaaattttacATCCAAACATTGATCTTAGCTTTTAATTTACGCTTGCAttggcggaagtgggcgttgcaaaaactaaaacagACTTGATCTCCGATGTTATTGctaatcaataatatatatgattcTCAGAGGCGACTTCTTCTCTATATTCCCCAAAAGTATACTTACTTGTTGTTAATTCTTGATGCGCTTTTTCCCATCGAATTTGATCAATAGGATAACCTGCAAATGGGCAGCGCATAATTATGTCGTCACCAGCAATGGCTCTTAATGCTCCAATGGCCCGCACATATGGTGGTCCTGTATCAAAGtagataaattattattactgtgaccgtaatgaaattcaatttttaacaTTACAACTCGTTACAACATTAACATATTAAATAGAGAATCGGCATATTCCATTAAATGAAGTTCCCCTGTGTTATAATAACCTTCTAACCAaggcatatacatatgtataaccttaaattgaaaaatgaattaagtCTTTCTAAGCTCAACAGCCCAACACTATCTAATAACAATTCGCTATATAGTACTATCACACCAAAATTTGTGATATAATAAGTAAGTTATTTTAATAgtctaataaattattatattttaaatata
It encodes:
- the LOC117575671 gene encoding cell adhesion molecule Dscam2 isoform X3, translated to MELLTIRFIGKAENIAMHLLTAATFLALLSLPGHARGGLRVPTFLQEPPTHLLFGNDTGAQLNCIAHGNPQPDISWVRRDGTLVTQVPGLRRISGNGTIYFSPFLPQYFRTDVHEATYRCRASNEAGTILSRNVQVQAVLRRQFHVHVEAAEVYLGNSALVKCVIPEFVRPYVRVISWHRGNEILLPESSEVLSRYVVLATTGDLYFRSVRSEDGHVKFNCLVTNTLNGDRQQSDDVTLQVKELNKNMAPRSSQKPVMEIEVERGNDVHLPCNIQGSPFPIFTWYRVSDSAALYPIPLSQRLKLFQTLLLIKNADEQDAGKWICQASNQFGEQRIEIRLKVNTFVSVHILPQVQIVNSGGTAIFNCTTIDSEIDVIDWWHNGKPLQAKNALNAGRDGIRFLSRSSLLVQNVGRRDQGVYQCLVEAQHASAQAMSELKLGDTVPELTYTFIEQNVRPGPLISLKCSAIGSPHPQFTWLLDSQPIMDASLHHRFAIEQFVDISGDVISYLNISHVRSDDGGLYKCVATNSMGHTEHSARLNVYGPPYVRAIGALRAIAGDDIIMRCPFAGYPIDQIRWEKAHQELTTSSHYSFASVHEGGQLVIKNLEPSRDQGIYTCIVRGQAGEEARRDVQLNVNSPPVIEPFKFPKNLQEGGRAQITCAVSSGDMPIYFSWKKDENAIPSSLQINEKKEEFYSLLVLKDISVRHSGKYTCLASNAAAKVNFTAELQVRVAPRWSHEPMDTAIMLGNTISINCEAEGYPIPTITWLKGEGKAFKDFKALSMRNNSLMMNIATDNDEGYYLCQATNGIGTGLKKIIRINVNEPARFEQSAQNVSSRRNEPITLVCHAKGDEPISIVWTHNNGRIDLNNFRFSIAEMKTGNGVDSKLTIVQSERHDSGDYRCTAENPYGHAEHIIFLAVQERPDTPSNLDVFEVGSRTVKLSWRRPFDGNSPVLSYLVQYQPLTYLQSRAAMGAADSDWDRTNVINVTLPSSSINQSYDSDIRENAIVSGLSPATTFLIRMQAINEIDRSAYTDSIVIKTQEEAPTEAPSNVQVQTSSENELIIIWQIPPRASWNGELIGYTINCSEEKQNINFISVVNSSHKSVIVSGWATTKATLRGLRKYTRYAITVRALNSFGSGPWSASIFGTTAEGVPEAAPQNVSCSALSSQSLKISWLEPPLQLHGGIIQGYKILFRPMGYQLDSPSKMQIKRTSNLETFLHTLHKATNYSIRALAYTSTGDGLASQPLFCQTDDDIPDAPFAIKAAALTADSILISWLPPKNRNGIISHYTVYAREAGRKGQTKTHVVRVDEYGYPVTFEARNLAENQMYEFWVSASTSVGEGEPTSVVAQATNTRAPARIASFGQVVRKPVGMRLVLECMAVGNPTPRARWLTRDRPVTFSSFYEVTNQGHLKIHRVESSLSGNFTCTANNLFGSDEIQYQLIAMKPPVAPQIIVQYASADSIRVSWDAPENGGAALQGYTISYHTSGDSWTEIELLPDNNAYTITGLKCGNQYTIKMSAHNMVATGATSDEINVWTKGKGDTRWTVVTSDISNAEENRDNLIFCDFLPAKWYQLRVSATNDAGTTTEHYQFSTKSLDGITLPPPPSLNSENDLMDNLINATNPTSGDWLATFIVIVIITITIITIALLVKHRHTLCGHINEEYESRALPSDYKEERENRHNQQVYSASPVKTVDKSNESEMYEISPYATFNVNGERTGAPAKPASHGLAGHTPHDYTMQFKTFGHPEGDNLNATAYPLLPNTRFGHGKSKSSWPKNRYLNTDDESTLSKSMTIVAGSHSGHSKKLASTRPTNNGTSGVVAESESDTSISPSTEFSNMPTYRVPCKSVRGSDGRVVVDMFRPDSSTESNNEQISPLVERRLNTPRHVGIPVDNRSAERRFRMNAQLGNQTLERRKCPGSNNSAKSEIDTVGLFTASTNFITCGDFSGRLPPPTVFNDAREFGDQVECEREQRALDLEVQRVMENTSDAQLEKMDREEITPLLVR
- the LOC117575671 gene encoding cell adhesion molecule Dscam2 isoform X1, which translates into the protein MELLTIRFIGKAENIAMHLLTAATFLALLSLPGHARGGLRVPTFLQEPPTHLLFGNDTGAQLNCIAHGNPQPDISWVRRDGTLVTQVPGLRRISGNGTIYFSPFLPQYFRTDVHEATYRCRASNEAGTILSRNVQVQAVLRRQFHVHVEAAEVYLGNSALVKCVIPEFVRPYVRVISWHRGNEILLPESSEVLSRYVVLATTGDLYFRSVRSEDGHVKFNCLVTNTLNGDRQQSDDVTLQVKELNKNMAPRSSQKPVMEIEVERGNDVHLPCNIQGSPFPIFTWYRVSDSAALYPIPLSQRLKLFQTLLLIKNADEQDAGKWICQASNQFGEQRIEIRLKVNTFVSVHILPQVQIVNSGGTAIFNCTTIDSEIDVIDWWHNGKPLQAKNALNAGRDGIRFLSRSSLLVQNVGRRDQGVYQCLVEAQHASAQAMSELKLGDTVPELTYTFIEQNVRPGPLISLKCSAIGSPHPQFTWLLDSQPIMDASLHHRFAIEQFVDISGDVISYLNISHVRSDDGGLYKCVATNSMGHTEHSARLNVYGPPYVRAIGALRAIAGDDIIMRCPFAGYPIDQIRWEKAHQELTTSSHYSFASVHEGGQLVIKNLEPSRDQGIYTCIVRGQAGEEARRDVQLNVNSPPVIEPFKFPKNLQEGGRAQITCAVSSGDMPIYFSWKKDENAIPSSLQINEKKEEFYSLLVLKDISVRHSGKYTCLASNAAAKVNFTAELQVRVAPRWSHEPMDTAIMLGNTISINCEAEGYPIPTITWLKGEGKAFKDFKALSMRNNSLMMNIATDNDEGYYLCQATNGIGTGLKKIIRINVNEPARFEQSAQNVSSRRNEPITLVCHAKGDEPISIVWTHNNGRIDLNNFRFSIAEMKTGNGVDSKLTIVQSERHDSGDYRCTAENPYGHAEHIIFLAVQERPDTPSNLDVFEVGSRTVKLSWRRPFDGNSPVLSYLVQYQPLTYLQSRAAMGAADSDWDRTNVINVTLPSSSINQSYDSDIRENAIVSGLSPATTFLIRMQAINEIDRSAYTDSIVIKTQEEAPTEAPSNVQVQTSSENELIIIWQIPPRASWNGELIGYTINCSEEKQNINFISVVNSSHKSVIVSGWATTKATLRGLRKYTRYAITVRALNSFGSGPWSASIFGTTAEGVPEAAPQNVSCSALSSQSLKISWLEPPLQLHGGIIQGYKILFRPMGYQLDSPSKMQIKRTSNLETFLHTLHKATNYSIRALAYTSTGDGLASQPLFCQTDDDIPDAPFAIKAAALTADSILISWLPPKNRNGIISHYTVYAREAGRKGQTKTHVVRVDEYGYPVTFEARNLAENQMYEFWVSASTSVGEGEPTSVVAQATNTRAPARIASFGQVVRKPVGMRLVLECMAVGNPTPRARWLTRDRPVTFSSFYEVTNQGHLKIHRVESSLSGNFTCTANNLFGSDEIQYQLIAMKPPVAPQIIVQYASADSIRVSWDAPENGGAALQGYTISYHTSGDSWTEIELLPDNNAYTITGLKCGNQYTIKMSAHNMVATGATSDEINVWTKGKVSQAPNGSELITTNSTCVNLKLSSWLNGGCVINHFSIEHRVLGDTRWTVVTSDISNAEENRDNLIFCDFLPAKWYQLRVSATNDAGTTTEHYQFSTKSLDGITLPPPPSLNSENDLMDNLINATNPTSGDWLATFIVIVIITITIITIALLVKHRHTLCGHINEEYESRALPSDYKEERENRHNQQVYSASPVKTVDKSNESEMYEISPYATFNVNGERTGAPAKPASHGLAGHTPHDYTMQFKTFGHPEGDNLNATAYPLLPNTRFGHGKSKSSWPKNRYLNTDDESTLSKSMTIVAGSHSGHSKKLASTRPTNNGTSGVVAESESDTSISPSTEFSNMPTYRVPCKSVRGSDGRVVVDMFRPDSSTESNNEQISPLVERRLNTPRHVGIPVDNRSAERRFRMNAQLGNQTLERRKCPGSNNSAKSEIDTVGLFTASTNFITCGDFSGRLPPPTVFNDAREFGDQVECEREQRALDLEVQRVMENTSDAQLEKMDREEITPLLVR